The Rhipicephalus microplus isolate Deutch F79 unplaced genomic scaffold, USDA_Rmic scaffold_1064, whole genome shotgun sequence genome includes a window with the following:
- the LOC142796065 gene encoding uncharacterized protein LOC142796065 yields MKEWVMTAQTSLEGTADNLRQAAAYGEMGHECARRGRCRSPGAICRPSLLDRSLLCGCPTKKSAYDRFYDVCHQGQALHRVALISSVLITLTGVALAVASLLGNLRQRCCVGTGDHEDATFKIPEWAEPDSYYMSTRFWVSEQPYFAMDHREARLPPKKYFSW; encoded by the exons ATGAAGGAGTGGGTGATGACGGCGCAGACGTCCCTGGAGGGCACCGCGGACAACCTGCGCCAGGCAGCTGCGTACGGCGAGATGGGACACGAGTGCGCGCGTCGTGGGCGCTGTCGGAGTCCTGGGGCGATCTGCAGACCTTCGCTTCTTGACCGCTCGCTTCTGTGCGGCTGCCCGACCAAGAAGTCCGCCTACGACCGCTTCTACGATGTCTGCCACCAGGGGCAGGCCTTGCAC AGGGTGGCTCTGATCTCGTCTGTGCTGATCACTCTCACGGGAGTGGCGCTAGCGGTGGCCAGCCTTCTCGGCAACCTGCGCCAGCGCTGCTGCGTGGGAACGGGTGACCACGAAGATGCCACTTTCAAGATCCCGGAGTGGGCCGAGCCGGACAGCTACTACATGTCCACGCGGTTCTGGGTGTCCGAGCAGCCGTACTTTGCGATGGACCACCGTGAAGCGAGGCTGCCTCCCAAGAAGTACTTCTCCTGGTAG